Within Xanthomonas oryzae pv. oryzae, the genomic segment GACCGAGCGTATCGGCATGCAGCCGCTGCGCGCCGATCGCCACTTTCACCCGCGCCACGATGGTCGAAGCCGCCTTGCCGCTGAGCTGCTGAAACAGAATCGCGCGCGCCAGCGCATCCACCGGATCAAACGGTTTGCGCCACCCCGGCTGCGGGGCGATCGCGCCGATGCGCTTCATCCACGCGCCCAACGCGCGGTCACGCCGAGCAAGATGCGCGAACGCAGCCTCCACATCGAATCCGCGGGCGTGGCGCGGCATGCTCAGTGTCTCAAGGCGCCGATGGCCAGCACCACCCAGCCCAGCATCAGGCCACTCCCGCCAATCGGCGCCAGGCTGGTCGGCCAATGCAGCAACGCACCGCCAACCAGGCTACCGGCGAACAGCAAGGTGCCGAGCAATAGCAAGTACAAGCCTACCTGGCCAAGCGCGCGCGTTTCGGTAGCACCCAGCACGGTGAGCACCGCGCCATGGCCAAATGCATACAGCGCCGCCAGTTGCAGTCGCGACTGCACCAGTGCATCAGCCACGCCGTGCGAGGCGTAGGCCGACAGACCGACGGCAGTCGCAGCCAACAGGCCGCCGCAGAACGCCAGCAGCGAAGCGTGTTTCTTACGACGATCGAGCAACGACATGCAGGCAACTTCCATGGCAGCGCCGTAGCGCAAAAAAAACGCGCCGCAGGGCTGCGGCGCGTTTTCGGTCTGGATCAGGTCATCGTGCTGAGACGATTACTTGATGGCCCAATAGACGTCGTACGTGCCGTCCTGTGTGAACGACTTGTCCACACCACCCTTCCAGGCTTCGTACGGACGATCGGTCACATCCATGCCGCTGGTGACAGCCCATGCACGCAGCGAGTTACGCACTGCATCCAGACCGGCCATGTGACCTGCATAGGTCGCAAATGCCGAACGGTGCGCCGGAACGCGCTGGTACTTCACCGGTGCTTCAGAGGGGATGTTGAGCTTCAGCTCGTCGCCCGTTGCAGCCACTGGCGTTGCATCGACCGGTGCAGCGGCAGCAGCGCCGTCCTTCTTGGCGTCGGCCTTGGCGGTGTCTGCCTTGGCGTCGGTCTTCGGAGCGCCACCAGCGCGCTTGCGCACCGGCTGCACGACGTCGAACGCGTACTTGTCGGAGGCAAAGTCAGTGGTCACGATGCGCACCGGACCAGCCGCCTCAAGGCCGTTGGAATCCATGACGCGCTTGATCCACTCCTGGTTGTCCTTGATCGACTTCTTGATCGTCTCATTGTCACGATCGATGTTGCCCGCGGTGACGACCAACAGGTCCTCGGTTGGCACATCGACGATCTTGAGGTCGCTCAACACCGGCTTGCCGTCGAGCTCAGCGCGGTAGTCGAAGTTCGGAACAGTGGCCAGTACGGTCGCAAGCCGCGACAGACCCAGCTTCAGGTCGTCGCCCACGTGGCGACTGACGTACAGGCCGGCATAACGCCCGAACAGGTTCCAGCCGTACTTGACGCTGTAGTCCTGGGTGATCTTGACGTTCTTGTTGTTCTTGCCGGTCGGCACCAGGGTGAAATTGGTGACCTTGTCGTAGCCCTTGGTGGGATCTTCGATCGCGATCTCAACACGCTCGTTCTTGACGCTGTTGGTGATCTCCCAGCTGCCGTTACCGATATAGCCCTCGGTGGAGCTGTATTCGACGCGTGCACCCTTGCCCTCTTCCGGGCCGGCCAGCTTCAGCTGGATCTTCGGGTCACGCAGCACGAGCGGGTTCCAATCCTTGAAACGACGGAAGCTGTTCACTGTGTCGTAAACAATCGTCATTCTGCGGTTGGTCTCAACACTCTCGGACATCTGCCGCTCCGAGGGCAACACCAAGCCCACCACGACAAACAAGCCAGCCACGATCCCCAAGGCGATCAGGAACTCGATAATACGGGTCATTCAGGAGGTCTCCGGGGCCGATCCCACGGCCGGGTTGAGTGAAGCGAAGCCACCATCCTAGCAGGCTTCGAGAAAGATGTTCAGTTGTGCGACGGGTAGCGCGGTCTTACGGTGTCATTCATCGCGCAACACGACGCGTGGGGGATGCGCAATCCCAACCTGCACAAGGGTTTGAGCGATTGCGCGCCGCTATCATGCACATCGCGCGCTGCGGGTGTGTGATGTCGCATTTGCCGTGCGGCATTGCACGGCCCCATAGCGCGGCTTGAACGGGGCGGCGGCGCCCTGAATGCGATTCCCCGCCCTGCCGCCGGCACGCGCACATCGAGGTCAGCGGCGGCGCGCCAACCTCACACCAACTGCAACTCGAACGCCTTCAGCACCGCGCGAGTGCGGTCGCGTACGCCGAGCTTGGAGAGAATGTTGGAGACGTGGTTCTTGATGGTGCCCTCGGCCACGCCCAGCGAGTTGGCGATTTCCTTGTTGGAAAATCCGCTCGCCATCAACCGCAGGATCTCGGTCTCGCGGTCGGTGAGCGGATCGGGCCGATCCAGGCTGACGAACTCGTTGCGCATATGTTCCAGGCCCGACAGCAGGCGCTGGGTCACCGCCGGCTGCACCAGCGAGCCGCCGTCGGCCACGGTACGAATGGCGCCAACCAGCTGTTCCAGCGAGACGTCCTTGAGCAGATAGCCCTTGGCGCCGGCCTTGAGCCCGGCCAGCACCAGCTGGTCGTCGTCGAAGGTGGTCAGGATGATCGTCGGCGGCAGCGTGCCGTTACGCGAGAGCATCTGCAGCGCTTCCAGGCCGGACATCACCGGCATGCGCATGTCCATCAGCACCACGTCCGGCTGGATCTGCGGAATCTGCTCCACCGCCTGCTTGCCGTCGGAGGCCTCGGCCACCACTTCGATCCCGTCGTCCAGCGCCAACAGCGAGCGGATCCCCTGGCGCACCAGGGTTTGATCGTCGACCAGGCACACACGGATCATCACAACACTCCTTGGGTCACGGCCGCAGGCATCAGGGCCGGCGCGCCTGGAACAGCGATGCGCAGGCCGAAGCCGTCACCCCGCCGGGTTTGGATCTCAAGCTTCCCACCATACTGGTTCAGCCGCTCGTGCATGCCGCGCAGCCCGTTGCCGGGGGCGACCGCATCGGCGCCGTGGCCGTCGTCGCGCGCGTCGATCAGCACCGTATCGGCGTCGCGGCGCACCTGAATCCACAAGTTGCGCGCGCCGGCATGGCGCACCGCATTGGTGATGATTTCCTGGGTACAGCGCAGCAACACGTGGGCGCGCTCGGGGTCGTCCAGGGTCAGCGGCTGGGCGATATCCAGATGGATATCCAGCGACGGCACCTGGGTGACCAGCGGGCGCAGCGCCGCTTCCAGGTCGATCGCGCCGCTGTCGCGCAGATGGCTGACCGCCTCGCGCACATCGGTGAGCAACAATTTGGCCAGCGTATGCGCCTGGCGCACATGTTCCTGCGCCTGGCCCTCGGTGATATGGCCGGCCACTTCCAGATTGAGACTGAGCGCGGTGAGGTGATGGCCGAGCAGGTCGTGCAGTTCGCGCGAGATGCGGGTGCGCTCGTTGATGCGTGCGCTTTCGGCCAGCAGCGCGCGGGTGGCGCGCAGCTCGGCGTTGAGCCGGCGCTGTTCTTCGCGCGCATCGGTCTGCTGACGCGCCACCAGGCTGGTGACGAAGATGAACATCGAAAAGCCGCCGTACAGCAACGACTGCATCAGCGCGGCAAACAGGGTGAAGTCCGGGCGCAGGTAGTAGAACACCGGCAGCACCGCCAACTGACTCAGCACCAGCCACAGCACGCCCACGCGCAGCGGCAGCAGCCACGGGATCACCCCGGCCGCCACCATCATCAGGATGCTGCCAAGCCCGGTTCCACTGAGATAGCTCACCGCCAGCGCGCAGATGGTGAGCAGCAGCAGGATCAGCCGGTCGTACCAGTGCGCGTGACCGCCGCTGTTCAAACCGCGGGTCAGCCAGAAGTAGCTGGCACCGAAGCCAATGAAGAACGCCGACATCATCACCGCCTCGGCCACGCTGCGGTGGTCGCCCTCTTCGGCCGGCGGCCAGTACGTATACACCAACGGCATGACGATCATCGCCCAGGTGAACAGGCCGGCGAAGCGCAGGACGCGCGTATGACTGAGATATCCCAACATGTCCGCATCTTAGGCGTAAGCGACCGCGCTGCCCTCTTGCCGGAAGTCATGCATGCGGCAGGTGGACGCGG encodes:
- a CDS encoding sensor histidine kinase, producing MLGYLSHTRVLRFAGLFTWAMIVMPLVYTYWPPAEEGDHRSVAEAVMMSAFFIGFGASYFWLTRGLNSGGHAHWYDRLILLLLTICALAVSYLSGTGLGSILMMVAAGVIPWLLPLRVGVLWLVLSQLAVLPVFYYLRPDFTLFAALMQSLLYGGFSMFIFVTSLVARQQTDAREEQRRLNAELRATRALLAESARINERTRISRELHDLLGHHLTALSLNLEVAGHITEGQAQEHVRQAHTLAKLLLTDVREAVSHLRDSGAIDLEAALRPLVTQVPSLDIHLDIAQPLTLDDPERAHVLLRCTQEIITNAVRHAGARNLWIQVRRDADTVLIDARDDGHGADAVAPGNGLRGMHERLNQYGGKLEIQTRRGDGFGLRIAVPGAPALMPAAVTQGVL
- a CDS encoding DUF423 domain-containing protein; its protein translation is MEVACMSLLDRRKKHASLLAFCGGLLAATAVGLSAYASHGVADALVQSRLQLAALYAFGHGAVLTVLGATETRALGQVGLYLLLLGTLLFAGSLVGGALLHWPTSLAPIGGSGLMLGWVVLAIGALRH
- a CDS encoding response regulator produces the protein MIRVCLVDDQTLVRQGIRSLLALDDGIEVVAEASDGKQAVEQIPQIQPDVVLMDMRMPVMSGLEALQMLSRNGTLPPTIILTTFDDDQLVLAGLKAGAKGYLLKDVSLEQLVGAIRTVADGGSLVQPAVTQRLLSGLEHMRNEFVSLDRPDPLTDRETEILRLMASGFSNKEIANSLGVAEGTIKNHVSNILSKLGVRDRTRAVLKAFELQLV
- a CDS encoding SRPBCC family protein → MTRIIEFLIALGIVAGLFVVVGLVLPSERQMSESVETNRRMTIVYDTVNSFRRFKDWNPLVLRDPKIQLKLAGPEEGKGARVEYSSTEGYIGNGSWEITNSVKNERVEIAIEDPTKGYDKVTNFTLVPTGKNNKNVKITQDYSVKYGWNLFGRYAGLYVSRHVGDDLKLGLSRLATVLATVPNFDYRAELDGKPVLSDLKIVDVPTEDLLVVTAGNIDRDNETIKKSIKDNQEWIKRVMDSNGLEAAGPVRIVTTDFASDKYAFDVVQPVRKRAGGAPKTDAKADTAKADAKKDGAAAAAPVDATPVAATGDELKLNIPSEAPVKYQRVPAHRSAFATYAGHMAGLDAVRNSLRAWAVTSGMDVTDRPYEAWKGGVDKSFTQDGTYDVYWAIK